One genomic segment of Aythya fuligula isolate bAytFul2 chromosome 5, bAytFul2.pri, whole genome shotgun sequence includes these proteins:
- the PPFIBP2 gene encoding liprin-beta-2 isoform X7 — protein MAEVSDLKIKLVGMEKEQSEYEEKQNKAEGLLQELRHLKIKVEELENERNQYEWKLKATKAEIAQLQEQLALKDAEIERLQSQLSRTSSHSEVAEREEVYRRRLKEKHQEVQRLKIGMESLLAANEEKDRRIEELTLLLSQYRRVKEIMIAAHGSSDRILSAGNEEELEATLRKWNILNNPQGDLFKSEASSGELPPATLSPVPHKATEISGTIPVSSTNLTPSQEETLEILNRVPQKKKSSSLEDLQSESLEKYVEGKPVQPVVEQESKPLVKGSKYQTLPGKLPRPLQNGEQGTYNTSNSPDSCGMNDSEDNSILGLNRIRSVSAPVLGETENVDGTVVSDDLSPLSSGTDSGPQSPLSPENRKSPKGIKKIWGKIRRTQSGNFPADDLGLAEFRRGGLRATAGPRLSRSKETKGQKSDYNAPFAQWSTERVCNWLEDFGLGQYVIFARQWVTSGHTLLTATPQDMEKEMGIKHPLHRKKLVLAIKSINAKQDEKSAQLDHIWVTRWLDDIGLPQYKDQFHESRVDGRMLQYLTVNDLLFLKVTSQLHHLSIKCAIHVLHVNSFNPHCLRRRPAEENNVSPSEVVQWSNHRVMEWLRSVDLAEYAPNLRGSGVHGGLIILEPRFNGDTLAMLLNIPPQKTLLRRHLTTNFNILIGPEAQQEKRDITESTAYTPLTTTAKVRPKKLGFSHFGNLRKKKFDESTDYICPMDTNPGATNGTQKNYGGYKGLSPFTDRELDQMEHSEGTVKQIGAFSQGISNLTTMLSQDEMLNDSRFLTPTFEDWR, from the exons GGTTTGCTACAGGAACTTAGACACCTCAAAATTAAAGTGgaagaactggaaaatgaaagaaatcaatACGAGTGGAAATTAAAAGCAACTAAA GCAGAGATAGCCCAGCTTCAGGAGCAATTAGCTCTCAAAGATGCAGAAATTGAACGCTTACAAAGTCAACTATCTAGGACCTCATCACATAGCGAAGTTGCAGAAAGAG AGGAAGTTTATAGGAGAAGGCTAAAAGAAAAAC atcAAGAAGTTCAACGGTTGAAGATAGGAATGGAATCTTTATTGgctgcaaatgaagaaaag gACCGCCGAATAGAGGAGTTAACACTATTGCTAAGCCAGTACAGAAGGGTCAAGGAAATAATGATTGCAGCTCATG GCTCTTCAGACAGAATTCTATCTGCTGGCAATGAAGAGGAACTTGAGGCAACTTTAAGGAAATGGAATATTTTGAACAATCCTCAAGGAGATCTATTTAAATCAGAG GCCTCTTCAGGAGAATTGCCACCAGCTACGTTATCTCCAGTGCCACACAAAGCTACAGAAATCAG TGGAACCATTCCAGTATCTTCAACTAATCTAACCCCTTCACAAGAAGAAACTTTGGAAATCCTAAATAG GgtcccacagaaaaaaaaatcaagtagttTAGAAGACTTGCAGAGTGAATCCCTGGAAAAG TATGTAGAAGGAAAACCAGTACAGCCTGTTGTAGAACAAGAG agtaaGCCACTTGTGAAAGGCAGCAAATACCAAACTTTGCCAGGAAAACTGCCTCGACCCTTACAGAATGGAGAACAGGGAACATATAACACATCAAATTCACCAGACTCGTGTGGCATGAACGACAGTGAGGACAACAGCATCCTGGGCCTGA ATCGCATCAGGAGTGTCAGTGCACCAGTGCTAG GAGAAACAGAGAACGTGGATGGTACAGTAGTCTCAGATGACCTTTCACCTCTTTCTTCTGGAACGGATTCAGGTCCACAGTCTCCACTGTCTCCAGAAAATAGAAAGAGTCCAAAAGGGATCAAGAAAATCTGGGGAAa aataaGAAGAACTCAGTCTGGTAACTTCCCTGCAGACGATCTGGGTTTGGCAGAGTTCCGAAGAGGCGGTCTTCGTGCAACAGCTGGGCCTCGGTTATCCAGATCAAAGGAAACCAAAGGCCAGAAAAg tgaCTACAATGCTCCATTTGCTCAGTGGAGCACTGAGAGAGTTTGTAACTGGCTTGAGGACTTCGGTCTAGGGCAGTACGTCATTTTTGCACGGCAGTGGGTGACTTCAGGCCATACGCTGTTAACTGCAACACCTCAGGACATGGAAAAG GAAATGGGAATAAAGCATCCACTGCACAGGAAGAAATTAGTTTTGGCCATTAAAtcaataaatgcaaaacaagatgAGAAATCTGCACAACTCGATCATATCTGGGTGACAC GCTGGCTTGATGACATTGGTTTACCTCAGTACAAAGACCAGTTTCACGAGTCCAGAGTTGATGGGAGAATGTTGCAGTATTTAACTGTG AATGatcttctctttctgaaagTCACCAGTCAGCTGCATCATCTGAGTATTAAATGTGCCATTCATGTGCTGCATGTCAACAGTTTTAACCCCCACTGTCTACGCAGAAGACCAGCTGAGGAG AATAACGTTTCACCTTCTGAAGTAGTGCAGTGGTCCAATCACAGAGTGATGGAATGGCTCAGATCAGTTGATCTGGCAGAATATGCACCAAACCTTCGAGGAAGTGGAGTGCACGGTGGCCTCATT ATTCTCGAACCTCGCTTCAATGGTGACACACTGGCAATGCTGCTGAATATTCCACCTCAAAAGACCCTACTGCGACGCCACCTAACAAccaattttaatatattaattggACCAGAggcacagcaagaaaaaagagaTATAACAGAGTCAACAGCATACACACCTCTGACCACCACTGCCAAAGTTCGG ccaAAGAAACTTGGATTTTCACATTTTGgaaacttaagaaaaaagaaatttgatgaATCAACAGACTACATTTGTCCTATGGATACAAATCCAGGTGCTACAAACGGTACTCAGAAGAACTATGGTGGATACAAAGGACTTAGTCCATTCACTGATAGGGAGCTGGATCAG ATGGAACATTCAGAAGGAACGGTAAAGCAAATAGGGGCTTTTTCTCAAGGCATAAGCAATCTTACG acaatgtTAAGCCAAGATGAAATGCTAAATGACAGCAGATTTTTAACACCTACCTTTGAAGACTGGAGATAA